The Schistocerca gregaria isolate iqSchGreg1 chromosome 1, iqSchGreg1.2, whole genome shotgun sequence genome includes a window with the following:
- the LOC126352502 gene encoding ice-structuring glycoprotein-like, which yields MLLATTSAAAAWSPPPSTSSSPPSAAAPPPPFGRRLLVLAAAAWSPRPSKSSSPPSAAAPPPPLGRCLLVLAATSAAAAWSPPPSTSSSPPSAAAPPPPLGRRLLMLAAAAWSPRPSKSSSPPSAAAPPPPLGRCLLVLAATSAAAAWSPPPSTSSSPPSATAPPPPLGRRLLVLAATSAATAWSPPPSTSSSPPSAAAPPPPLDRRLLVLAATSAAAAWSPPPSTSSSPPSAAAPPPPLGRRLLVLAATSAAAVRSLSAVAIVVTACLRTATSAARSPPASARRHLRRRRLVAAALDVVVAAAATPPPPLGRCLLVLAATSAAAAWSPPTSTSSSPPSAAAPPPPLGRHLLVLAAAAWSPPPSMSSSPPSAATPPPPLGRRLLVLAATSAAAATSPPPSTSSSPPSATAPPPPLGRRLLVVAATSAAAAWSPPPSTLSSPPSAAAPPPPLGRRLLVFAVTSAAAAWSPPPSTLSSPPSAAAPPPPLGRHLLVLAATSAAAAWSSPPSTSSSPPSAVAPPPPLGRRLLVLAVTSAAAAWWPPPSTSSSPPSAAAPPPPLGRRLLVLAATSNAAAWSPPPSTSSWPPSAAAPLPPLGRRLLVLAATSAAAAWSPPPSTSSSPPSAAAPPPPLGRRLLVLAATSNAAAWSPPPSTSSSPPSAAAPPPPLGRRLLVPAANSAAAAWSPPPSTSSSPPSATAPPPPLGRRLLVLAATSAATAWSPPPSTSSSPPSAAAPPPPLDRRLLVLAATSAAAAWSPPPSTSSSPPSAAAPPPPLDRRLLVLAATSAAAAWSPPPSTSSSPPSAAAPPPPLGRRLLVLAATSAAAVRSLSAVAVVVTACLRTATAAARSPPASARRHLRRRRLVAAALDVVVAAAATPPPPLGRCLLVLAATSAAAAWSAPPSTSSSSPSAAAPPPPLGRRLLVVAATSAAAAWSPPPSMSSSPPSAATPPPPLGRRLLVLAATSAAAASSPPPSTSSSPPSATAPPPPLGRPLLVVDATSAAAAWSPPPSTLSSPPSAAAPPPPLGRRLLVLAVTSAAAAWSPPPSTLSSPPSAAAPPPPLGRHLLVLAATSAAAAWSSSPSTSSSPPSAAAPPPPLGRRLLVLAATSAAAAWSPPPSTSSPSPSATAPPPPLGRRLLVLAAASAVVCRRPSLSRAPSPCPNPLPLSFFNSPSAAPTTITWRSSSTPLPVLPSLPIHLTPAPLSAVNNSDSPAVRAVKRLRLI from the coding sequence TGCTCGCCaccacctccgccgccgccgcctggtcgccgccgccctcgacgtcgtcgtcgccgccgtctgccgccgcaccgccgccgccgttcggtcgccgcctgctggtgctcgccgccgccgcctggtcgccgcggCCGTCgaagtcgtcgtcgccgccgtctgcCGCCGCACCGCCGCCGCCACTCGGTCGCTGCCTGCTGGTGCTcgccgccacctccgccgccgccgcctggtcgccgccgccctcgacgtcgtcgtcgccgccgtctgccgccgcaccgccgccgccgctcggtcgccgcctgctgatgctcgccgccgccgcctggtcgccgcggCCGTCgaagtcgtcgtcgccgccgtctgccgccgcaccgccgccgccgctcggtcgctgcctgctggtgctcgccgccacctccgccgccgccgcctggtctccGCCGCCCTCGACGTCGTCGTCGCCTCCGTCTGCCACCGCACCGCCGCCACCGCTCGGTCGCCGCCTGCTGGTGCTCGCCGCCACCTCCGCCGCCACCGCCTGGTCGCCGCCGCCctcgacgtcgtcgtcgccgccgtctgccgccgcaccgccgccgccgctcgatcgccgcctgctggtgctcgccgccacctccgccgccgccgcctggtctccGCCGCCctcgacgtcgtcgtcgccgccgtctgcCGCCGCACCGCCGCCACCGCTCGGACGCCGCCTGCTGGTGCTCGCTGCCACCTCcgccgccgccgttcggtcgctgTCTGCTGTCGCCATCGTCGTCACCGCCTGcctccgcaccgccacttccgccgCTCGGTCGCCGCCTGCCAGTGCTcgccgccacctccgccgccgccgcctggtcgccgccgccCTCgacgttgtcgtcgccgccgccgccacaccgccgccgccgctcggtcgctgcctgctggtgctcgccgccacctccgccgccgccgcctggtcgccgccgacgtcgacgtcgtcgtcgccgccgtctgccgccgcaccgccgccgccgctcggtcgccacctgctggtgctcgccgccgccgcctggtcgccgccgccGTCGATGTCATCGTCGCCGCCGTCTGCCGCcacaccgccgccgccgctcggtcgccgcctgctggtgctcgccgccacctccgccgccgccgccacgtcTCCGCCGCCctcgacgtcgtcgtcgccgccgtctgccaccgcaccgccgccgccgctcggtCGCCGCCTCCTGGTGGTcgccgccacctccgccgccgccgcctggtcgccgccgccgtcgacgttgtcgtcgccgccgtctgccgccgcaccgccgccgccgctcggtCGCCGCCTGCTGGTGTTCGCCGtcacctccgccgccgccgcctggtcgccgccgccCTCgacgttgtcgtcgccgccgtctGCGGCCGCACCACCGCCGCCGCTCGGTCGCCACCTGCTGGTGCTcgccgccacctccgccgccgccgcctggtcgtcgCCGCCGtctacgtcgtcgtcgccgccatctGCCgtcgcaccgccgccgccgctcggtcgccgcctgctggtgctcgccgtcacctccgccgccgccgcctggtggcCGCCTCCGTCGACGTCATCGTCGCCACCATCTGCCGCCGCACCACCGCCGCCGCTCGGTCGCCGCCTGCTGGTGCTCGCCGCCACCTCcaacgccgccgcctggtcgccgccgccGTCGACGTCGTCGTGGCCGCCGTCTGCCGCCGCACCGCTGCCGCCGCTCGGTCGCCGCCTGCTGGTGCTCGCCGCCACctctgccgccgccgcctggtctccGCCGCCCTCGACGTCCTCGTCGCCGCCGTCTGCCGCCGCACCGCCGCCACCGCTCGGTCGCCGCCTGCTGGTGCTCGCCGCCACCTCcaacgccgccgcctggtcgccgccgccgtcgacgtcgtcgtcgccgccttctgccgccgcaccgccgccgccgctaggTCGCCGCCTGCTGGTGCCTGCCGCCaactccgccgccgccgcctggtctccGCCGCCCTCGACGTCGTCGTCGCCTCCGTCTGCCACCGCACCGCCGCCACCGCTCGGTCGCCGCCTGCTGGTGCTCGCCGCCACCTCCGCCGCCACCGCCTGGTCGCCGCCGCCctcgacgtcgtcgtcgccgccgtctgccgccgcaccgccgccgccgctcgatcgccgcctgctggtgctcgccgccacctccgccgccgccgcctggtctccGCCGCCctcgacgtcgtcgtcgccgccgtctgccgccgcaccgccgccgccgctcgatcgccgcctgctggtgctcgccgccacctccgccgccgccgcctggtctccGCCGCCctcgacgtcgtcgtcgccgccgtctgcCGCCGCACCGCCGCCACCGCTCGGTCGCCGCCTGCTGGTGCTcgccgccacctccgccgccgccgttcggtcgctgtctgctgtcgccgtcgtcgtcaccgcctgcctccgcaccgccaccgccgccgctcggTCGCCGCCTGCCAGTGCTcgccgccacctccgccgccgccgcctggtcgccgccgccctcgacgtcgtcgtcgccgccgccgccacaccgccgccgccgctcggtcgctgcctgctggtgctcgccgccacctccgccgccgccgcctggtcggcgccgccgtcgacgtcgtcgtcgtcgccgtctgccgccgcaccgccgccgccgctcggtCGCCGCCTGCTGGTGGTcgccgccacctccgccgccgccgcctggtcgccgccgccGTCGATGTCATCGTCGCCGCCGTCTGCCGCcacaccgccgccgccgctcggtcgccgcctgctggtgctcgccgccacctccgccgccgccgcctcgtcTCCGCCGCCctcgacgtcgtcgtcgccgccgtctgccaccgcaccgccgccgccgctcggtCGCCCCCTGCTGGTGGTCGAcgccacctccgccgccgccgcctggtcgccgccgccGTCGACGTTGTCGTCGCCGCCTTCTGccgccgcaccgccgccgccgctcggtcgccgcctgctggtgctcgccgtcacctccgccgccgccgcctggtcgccgccgccCTCgacgttgtcgtcgccgccgtctGCGGCCGCACCACCGCCGCCGCTCGGTCGGCACCTGCTGGTGCTcgccgccacctccgccgccgccgcctggtcgtcgtcgccgtcgacgtcgtcgtcgccgccgtctgcCGCCGCACCACCGCCGCCGCTCGGTCGCCGCCTGCTGGTGCTcgccgccacctccgccgccgccgcctggtcgccgccgccgtcgacgtcgtcgccgtcgccgtctgccaccgcaccgccgccgccgctcggtCGCCGCCTGCTGGTGCTCGCCGCCGCCTCTGCCGTCGTCTGCCGCCGCCCCAGCCTTTCTCGCGCGCCGTCACCATGTCCCAACCCACTACCACTATCATTTTTCAACTCTCCCTCcgctgctccaaccaccatcacatggaggtcatcctccaccccccttcccgtccttccttctctccctatCCACCTCACCCCTGCGCCACTTTCGGCT